A genomic segment from Blastococcus sp. PRF04-17 encodes:
- a CDS encoding SPFH domain-containing protein, translating to MEPAIIALIVVALLVIIVLVKSVTIVPQAQAKVIERLGRYSRTLSPGLSLLVPFVDRVRATIDLREQVISFPPQPVITSDNLQVGIDTVVYFQVTDPRLAVYGIANYITGMEQLTTTTLRNVVGGLNLEGALTGRDGINSQLREVLDGTTGPWGLRVARVEIKAIDPPPSIRDSMEKQMRADRDKRAIILQAEGARQSAITTAEGQKAAAILSAEGKKQSAILEAEAERQSRILRAEGERAALFLQAQGQAKSIETVFQAIHDGKPDQGLLAYQYLQTLPQIAQGDANKMWIVPSEFSKALEGLSRLGGAEGDGKSWLDVEPSGNGGGRQAEGIDTSSWFESQLPRAADQPEAKIELSSIADVPPPTPPSLSQAKQEVRETPQLGQGSPEGP from the coding sequence GTGGAACCGGCAATCATCGCGCTGATCGTGGTCGCACTCCTGGTGATCATCGTGCTCGTCAAGAGCGTCACGATCGTCCCCCAGGCCCAGGCCAAGGTGATCGAACGCCTGGGGCGCTACAGCCGCACCCTCTCGCCCGGACTGAGCCTGCTGGTGCCCTTCGTCGACCGGGTGCGGGCGACGATCGACCTGCGCGAGCAGGTCATCTCCTTCCCGCCGCAGCCGGTGATCACGTCGGACAACCTGCAGGTCGGCATCGACACCGTCGTGTACTTCCAGGTGACCGACCCGAGGCTGGCCGTCTACGGCATCGCGAACTACATCACCGGCATGGAGCAGCTGACCACGACGACCCTGCGCAACGTCGTCGGCGGGCTGAACCTCGAAGGCGCGCTCACCGGTCGCGACGGCATCAACAGCCAGCTGCGCGAGGTGCTCGACGGCACCACCGGCCCGTGGGGCCTGCGGGTCGCCCGCGTCGAGATCAAGGCGATCGACCCGCCGCCGTCCATCCGCGACTCGATGGAGAAGCAGATGCGCGCCGACCGCGACAAGCGGGCGATCATCCTGCAGGCCGAGGGTGCGCGGCAGTCGGCGATCACCACCGCCGAGGGCCAGAAGGCCGCGGCGATCCTCTCGGCCGAGGGCAAGAAGCAGTCCGCGATCCTCGAGGCGGAGGCCGAGCGGCAGAGCCGGATCCTGCGCGCCGAGGGTGAGCGGGCCGCGCTGTTCCTGCAGGCGCAGGGCCAGGCGAAGTCGATCGAGACGGTCTTCCAGGCCATCCACGACGGCAAGCCCGACCAGGGGCTGCTGGCCTACCAGTACCTGCAGACGCTGCCACAGATCGCCCAGGGCGACGCGAACAAGATGTGGATCGTGCCCAGCGAGTTCAGCAAGGCGCTGGAGGGGCTGTCGCGGCTCGGCGGGGCCGAGGGCGACGGGAAGTCGTGGCTGGACGTCGAGCCGTCGGGGAACGGCGGCGGCCGGCAGGCCGAGGGCATCGACACCAGCAGCTGGTTCGAGTCGCAGCTGCCCCGTGCCGCCGACCAGCCGGAGGCGAAGATCGAGCTGTCCAGCATCGCCGACGTGCCGCCCCCGACGCCGCCGTCGCTCTCGCAGGCCAAGCAGGAGGTGCGCGAGACCCCGCAGCTGGGACAGGGGTCACCAGAGGGGCCGTGA
- a CDS encoding RNA polymerase sigma factor SigF: MSRSPSTGETPVVEVPLPDQRSEDVDPGPETVDQEPTDAEIVPDPRAAATDEDPPAVEPAEASTETEAAPPLSDNRRRAERTAPLFAELATLDKGDPRRERLREVLVEEHLPLVRHFARRFSNRGEPFDDLLQVGTLGLIAAIDRFDPTRGVEFLSFAVPTITGEIKRHFRDQGWSVRVPRRLQELHLSLNAAVGELAQKNGRAPTPSELAEHLGIPRAEVLEGLAVANAYRSSSLDERLSGEDDSPTLAATLGEEDAALEGVEYRESLQPLLATIPARERRILILRFFGNMTQSQIAADIGISQMHVSRLLSQTLAKLREGLLKD, translated from the coding sequence GTGAGCCGGTCACCCTCGACCGGCGAGACCCCCGTCGTGGAGGTACCACTGCCCGACCAGCGCTCCGAGGACGTGGATCCCGGACCCGAGACCGTCGACCAGGAGCCGACCGACGCCGAGATCGTCCCGGACCCCCGGGCCGCAGCGACGGACGAGGACCCACCGGCCGTCGAGCCCGCCGAGGCCTCGACCGAGACAGAGGCCGCGCCGCCGCTCTCGGACAACCGGCGCCGGGCCGAGCGGACGGCGCCGCTGTTCGCCGAGCTCGCCACGCTGGACAAGGGCGACCCGCGGCGCGAGCGGCTGCGGGAGGTCCTCGTCGAGGAGCACCTGCCGCTGGTCCGGCACTTCGCGCGCCGGTTCAGCAACCGCGGCGAGCCGTTCGACGACCTGCTCCAGGTGGGCACGCTGGGCCTGATCGCGGCCATCGACCGGTTCGACCCGACGCGCGGGGTGGAGTTCCTCTCGTTCGCCGTGCCGACGATCACCGGTGAGATCAAGCGGCACTTCCGCGACCAGGGCTGGTCGGTGCGCGTGCCGCGCCGGCTGCAGGAGCTGCACCTGTCGCTGAACGCGGCGGTGGGCGAGCTCGCCCAGAAGAACGGCCGGGCGCCCACACCGTCGGAGCTCGCCGAGCACCTGGGCATCCCGCGCGCCGAGGTGCTGGAGGGGCTCGCGGTCGCCAACGCCTACCGGAGCAGCTCCCTGGACGAGCGGCTCTCCGGCGAGGACGACTCCCCCACGCTGGCGGCGACGCTCGGCGAGGAGGACGCCGCCCTCGAGGGCGTGGAGTACCGGGAGTCGCTGCAGCCGCTGCTGGCGACCATCCCCGCTCGTGAGCGCCGCATCCTCATCCTGCGGTTCTTCGGCAACATGACGCAGTCGCAGATCGCCGCGGACATCGGCATCTCGCAGATGCACGTCTCGCGGCTGCTGAGCCAGACCCTCGCCAAGCTCCGCGAGGGCCTGCTCAAGGACTGA
- a CDS encoding ATP-binding protein, whose amino-acid sequence MADSRAALAQDARPAERLELRVPTSATYLPAVRAVAADLAIRMDFDLDSVEDLRLAADEACATLAQIALGDAELTVTFETTRTGLHVEAWVPTAEGTEVPRDGFGWAILATLVDVVDAHSSTQADVPAGSGSATPVGVITMDKYLPGQRPSDVAGGAEQNLSVAR is encoded by the coding sequence ATGGCCGACTCGAGGGCTGCCCTCGCGCAGGACGCACGACCCGCGGAGCGCCTGGAGCTCCGCGTGCCGACGAGCGCCACCTACCTGCCCGCCGTCCGGGCCGTCGCCGCTGACCTGGCCATCCGCATGGACTTCGACCTGGACTCGGTGGAGGACCTGCGCCTGGCCGCGGACGAGGCGTGCGCGACGCTGGCACAGATCGCGCTGGGCGACGCCGAGCTGACCGTGACGTTCGAGACCACCCGGACCGGGCTGCACGTCGAGGCGTGGGTACCGACCGCCGAGGGCACCGAGGTGCCTCGGGACGGCTTCGGCTGGGCGATCCTCGCCACGCTGGTGGACGTCGTCGACGCACACAGCTCCACGCAGGCGGACGTGCCGGCCGGGAGCGGCAGCGCCACGCCGGTCGGCGTCATCACGATGGACAAGTACCTGCCGGGCCAGCGTCCCAGCGACGTCGCAGGCGGTGCCGAGCAGAACCTCTCGGTGGCCCGGTGA
- a CDS encoding SpoIIE family protein phosphatase: protein MSTGPGSVPPLPGPAGEAGTAVLVAAMESAPAAIYCLSAAAEPVWANARARALGTDPAAMPMIDGRKVGELVEAALRTGRPETVTGPLGPGGPRATAVVRPLRVAGGQGALLVLESEDVVADPSLWPRTADGVEQAQLSLLPPSLPMLPDLRLSGSYHRASSSTAAGGDWYDAVSLGGGRVALVVGDAVGHGVPAAGAMSRLRGAMRSSALRDPSPAAVLAALDDFAGQMDDVEGASVFYGVLDAGTGDLVYAAAGHPPPLVVGTDGGTAFLPLDPRPPLGSFPGSPVAEGRLVLEQGATLVLFSNGAVTSAAAEAPRALERLSNAARTVLGDPDTLDRAERADLAAAVAEGARSPGGWPDDVAVLVAHRRSATLEPLHLELIATPAVLPGIRRRLGGWLTGLGMGEQDRVGVMVAVGEACANAAEHAYRGSEPGPMTVTAAVDVDGLLTVTVRDQGSWRPPDRDPGDRGRGLMIMRQLVDGVVLEEEERGTAVTLSMRLRRTPDVDPELGAATANATVTVDRSGARPVVRVSGAVDEFSAEQLRIRLLEASHGGTGRVELDLGGVSLFSSAAVRVVLAIARIARDEGWRLVVHAAEGGVTRHVLQISGLGGLVDLR, encoded by the coding sequence ATGAGTACCGGTCCCGGCAGTGTGCCACCGCTCCCTGGACCCGCCGGGGAGGCGGGCACCGCTGTCCTGGTCGCCGCGATGGAGTCGGCGCCGGCGGCGATCTACTGCCTGTCCGCCGCCGCCGAGCCGGTGTGGGCCAACGCCCGCGCCCGGGCGCTGGGCACCGATCCCGCGGCGATGCCCATGATCGACGGCCGCAAGGTCGGGGAGCTCGTGGAGGCGGCGCTGCGCACCGGCCGGCCCGAGACGGTGACCGGTCCGCTCGGTCCCGGCGGCCCCAGGGCGACGGCCGTGGTGCGCCCCCTGCGCGTCGCGGGTGGCCAGGGCGCGCTGCTCGTCCTGGAGTCCGAGGACGTCGTGGCCGACCCCTCGCTGTGGCCCCGGACGGCCGACGGGGTGGAGCAGGCGCAGCTGTCGCTGCTGCCGCCGTCCCTGCCGATGCTGCCCGATCTGCGGCTGTCGGGCAGCTACCACCGGGCCAGCTCCTCCACGGCGGCCGGTGGGGACTGGTACGACGCGGTCTCGCTCGGCGGCGGTCGGGTGGCGCTCGTCGTCGGCGATGCGGTGGGGCACGGAGTGCCCGCGGCCGGCGCGATGAGCCGGCTGCGCGGTGCCATGCGCTCCTCGGCCCTGCGGGACCCGTCCCCTGCGGCGGTGCTCGCCGCGCTCGACGACTTCGCCGGCCAGATGGACGACGTCGAGGGCGCGTCGGTCTTCTACGGAGTGCTCGACGCGGGCACCGGCGACCTGGTCTACGCCGCCGCTGGGCACCCGCCGCCCCTCGTGGTGGGGACCGACGGTGGCACCGCGTTCCTGCCGCTGGACCCGCGCCCTCCGCTGGGCAGCTTCCCGGGCAGCCCGGTCGCAGAAGGCCGGCTCGTGCTCGAGCAGGGGGCCACGCTCGTCCTGTTCTCCAACGGGGCGGTCACCAGTGCCGCAGCCGAGGCGCCCCGGGCGCTGGAGCGGCTGTCGAACGCGGCGCGGACCGTTCTGGGCGACCCGGACACGCTGGACCGCGCCGAGAGGGCGGACCTCGCCGCAGCGGTCGCCGAGGGCGCCCGCTCGCCCGGCGGATGGCCCGACGACGTGGCGGTGCTCGTGGCGCACCGCCGGTCGGCCACGCTGGAGCCGCTGCACCTGGAACTGATCGCCACGCCCGCGGTCCTTCCCGGGATCCGGCGCCGGCTCGGCGGCTGGCTCACCGGACTGGGCATGGGGGAGCAGGACCGGGTCGGCGTGATGGTCGCCGTCGGCGAGGCCTGCGCCAACGCCGCCGAGCACGCGTACCGCGGCAGCGAACCCGGCCCGATGACGGTCACGGCGGCCGTCGACGTCGACGGGCTGCTCACCGTCACCGTGCGCGACCAGGGGTCGTGGCGGCCGCCCGACCGGGACCCCGGTGACCGGGGCCGAGGACTCATGATCATGCGTCAACTGGTCGACGGTGTCGTCCTCGAGGAGGAGGAACGCGGCACGGCGGTCACGCTGAGCATGCGCCTTCGCCGGACCCCCGACGTCGACCCGGAGCTCGGCGCCGCCACGGCGAACGCCACGGTGACCGTCGACCGGTCCGGTGCCCGTCCGGTCGTGCGCGTCAGCGGCGCCGTCGACGAGTTCAGCGCCGAGCAGCTGCGCATCCGGCTGCTCGAGGCCAGTCACGGCGGCACCGGCCGGGTGGAGCTGGACCTGGGAGGGGTGTCGCTGTTCAGCAGCGCGGCCGTCCGCGTCGTCCTGGCCATCGCGCGCATCGCACGCGACGAAGGCTGGCGGCTGGTCGTGCACGCCGCCGAGGGCGGCGTGACGCGGCACGTCCTGCAGATCAGCGGGCTGGGCGGTCTGGTGGACCTGCGCTGA
- a CDS encoding DNA topoisomerase IB has protein sequence MRLRRSDVNGPGYRRRRAGRGFAYYDTDGVLIRDEDVLDRIRGLAVPPAWKDVWICPWPNGHIQATGVDAAGRRQYRYHDQWRARRDAEKHERVLEIAHQLPDVRDAVNAGLRTRGLNRDRVLACAIRLLDLGAFRVGSEQYEEENGTYGLATLKRAHVSVRGERTFYSYTAKGGIEREVEITDRPTATIVRQLLDRPADAGEDLLAYQTEDGEWRDVTSAEINAYLKEISGAEITAKDFRTWTATVLMAAALAEAPPPRSRTARKKVVSAAYRQVSEQLGNTPAVCKASYVDPRVVDRFENGETIRQHVLERADEAEADRDTQKLLEQAVCQLLSA, from the coding sequence GTGAGACTTCGGCGCAGCGACGTCAACGGCCCCGGCTACCGGCGACGCCGGGCCGGGCGTGGCTTCGCCTACTACGACACCGACGGCGTCCTGATCAGGGACGAGGACGTCCTCGACCGCATCCGCGGGCTGGCCGTTCCGCCGGCGTGGAAGGACGTCTGGATCTGCCCCTGGCCGAACGGGCACATCCAGGCGACCGGCGTGGACGCGGCGGGTCGGCGGCAGTACCGGTACCACGACCAGTGGCGGGCCCGGCGCGACGCGGAGAAGCACGAGCGGGTGCTCGAGATCGCCCACCAGCTGCCCGACGTGCGCGACGCGGTCAACGCCGGCCTGCGCACCCGCGGCCTGAACCGGGACCGCGTGCTGGCCTGCGCCATCCGGCTGCTCGACCTGGGGGCCTTCCGGGTCGGCAGCGAGCAGTACGAGGAGGAGAACGGCACCTACGGGCTGGCCACGCTCAAGCGCGCCCACGTGTCGGTGCGCGGCGAGCGGACCTTCTACTCCTACACCGCCAAGGGGGGCATCGAGCGGGAGGTGGAGATCACCGACCGGCCGACGGCGACCATCGTCCGGCAGCTGCTGGACCGGCCGGCGGACGCGGGGGAGGACCTGCTGGCCTACCAGACCGAGGACGGCGAGTGGCGCGACGTCACCAGCGCCGAGATCAACGCCTACCTCAAGGAGATCAGCGGCGCGGAGATCACCGCCAAGGACTTCCGGACGTGGACGGCGACGGTGCTCATGGCCGCCGCCCTCGCCGAGGCGCCGCCGCCCAGGAGCCGCACCGCCCGCAAAAAGGTGGTCAGCGCCGCCTACCGGCAGGTCAGCGAGCAGCTGGGCAACACACCGGCGGTCTGCAAGGCCAGCTACGTCGACCCGCGGGTGGTCGACCGGTTCGAGAACGGAGAGACCATCCGGCAGCACGTGCTGGAGCGCGCGGACGAGGCGGAGGCCGACCGCGACACCCAGAAGCTGCTCGAGCAGGCGGTGTGCCAGCTGCTGTCTGCCTGA
- a CDS encoding STAS domain-containing protein: MTTSDLPAEGQPDVSTEGTEAPFDDVITLSTSTGEDGVVTVTVVGEVDTFTAPVLRSTLDSQLEQQPRELVIDLSGVQFLGSAGLAVLVETQKSSRAREVGLRLIATTRAVTRPLEVTGLIDLFTIADSTAR, translated from the coding sequence GTGACCACATCCGACCTGCCCGCCGAGGGGCAGCCCGACGTGTCGACCGAGGGCACCGAGGCACCCTTCGACGACGTGATCACGCTCTCGACCTCCACCGGTGAGGACGGCGTGGTGACGGTCACGGTCGTCGGCGAGGTGGACACCTTCACCGCTCCGGTGCTCCGCTCGACGCTCGACAGCCAGCTGGAGCAGCAGCCGCGCGAACTGGTCATCGACCTGTCCGGCGTGCAGTTCCTCGGCTCCGCCGGCCTCGCCGTGCTCGTCGAGACGCAGAAGTCATCCCGCGCCCGCGAGGTGGGCCTGCGCCTGATCGCGACCACCCGTGCCGTCACCCGCCCGCTCGAGGTGACCGGCCTGATCGACCTCTTCACGATCGCCGACAGCACCGCTCGCTGA
- a CDS encoding DUF1360 domain-containing protein — protein sequence MAIADEVSRLADPVRRWARAQKQEYTNGEPRPLAGDLGAMGVYLGLVSAAATAVRASGRELPERIPAGDAFLLTVATFRLARRIAKDPVTAPVRAPFVRFEGPSGHAEVAEEVREHGGVKHAVGELLTCPFCLAQWVGTGFVFGYVTAPKATRLAALTMTMVAGSDVLQFVYDSIQNGGLAPQTEGVDPPD from the coding sequence ATGGCAATAGCAGACGAGGTCTCGCGCCTCGCCGATCCCGTCCGCCGGTGGGCACGCGCGCAGAAGCAGGAGTACACCAACGGGGAGCCGCGCCCGCTCGCGGGCGACCTCGGTGCGATGGGCGTCTACCTGGGTCTGGTCTCCGCCGCCGCCACGGCGGTGCGCGCTTCGGGCCGGGAGCTGCCCGAGCGGATCCCCGCCGGCGACGCGTTCCTCCTGACCGTCGCGACCTTCCGCCTGGCCCGCCGGATCGCCAAGGACCCCGTCACGGCCCCCGTGCGAGCGCCGTTCGTCCGGTTCGAGGGGCCGTCGGGGCACGCGGAGGTGGCCGAGGAGGTGCGGGAGCACGGTGGCGTCAAGCACGCCGTCGGTGAGCTGCTGACCTGCCCGTTCTGCCTGGCCCAGTGGGTCGGCACCGGGTTCGTCTTCGGCTACGTGACCGCGCCCAAGGCCACCCGGCTGGCCGCCCTCACGATGACCATGGTGGCGGGGTCCGACGTTCTGCAGTTCGTCTACGACTCGATCCAGAACGGCGGCCTGGCGCCGCAGACCGAGGGTGTGGACCCGCCGGACTGA
- the ku gene encoding non-homologous end joining protein Ku, whose amino-acid sequence MRSIWRGAVSFGLVSIGVKLYSATEDKDIRFHQVHATDGGRIKYRRVCSIDGEEVEYSDIAKGYELPDGQVVILTDEDFDDLPLSTRREIDVLQFVAQDEIDPIQFEKTYYLEPDGPATRPYVLLRDALENAGQVAITKIAIRQRESLAALRVRDGVLVLHTMRWPDEIRTPDFGFLDEDITVRPQELKMAEALIASMTGEFDPTEFTDDYREAMTALLEAKQTGGEVAQVPEVEDTGGAVVDLMSALRRSVERARGGPADDIADDSSDDVQEPAAATKAPAKKAAPAKKAALAKKAAPAKKAAPAKKAAAEKPAAKKTTAAKKTAADKPPAKRARRSA is encoded by the coding sequence ATGCGATCGATCTGGCGCGGGGCCGTGTCGTTCGGCCTGGTCAGCATCGGCGTGAAGTTGTACTCGGCCACCGAGGACAAGGACATCCGCTTCCACCAGGTGCACGCCACCGACGGCGGCCGGATCAAGTACCGGCGGGTCTGCTCGATCGACGGCGAAGAGGTCGAGTACAGCGACATCGCCAAGGGCTACGAGCTGCCCGACGGCCAGGTGGTCATCCTCACCGACGAGGACTTCGACGACCTGCCGCTGAGCACCCGGCGCGAGATCGACGTCCTCCAGTTCGTCGCCCAGGACGAGATCGACCCCATCCAGTTCGAGAAGACCTACTACCTCGAGCCCGACGGCCCGGCGACCCGCCCCTACGTGCTGCTGCGCGACGCCCTGGAGAACGCCGGCCAGGTCGCGATCACCAAGATCGCCATCCGCCAGCGCGAGTCGCTCGCGGCACTGCGGGTCCGCGACGGCGTGCTGGTCCTGCACACGATGCGCTGGCCCGACGAGATCCGGACCCCGGACTTCGGGTTCCTCGACGAGGACATCACCGTCCGCCCGCAGGAGCTGAAGATGGCCGAGGCCCTGATCGCGTCGATGACCGGTGAGTTCGACCCGACCGAGTTCACCGACGACTACCGCGAGGCCATGACCGCGCTGCTCGAGGCCAAGCAGACCGGCGGCGAGGTCGCCCAGGTGCCGGAGGTGGAGGACACCGGCGGTGCGGTCGTCGACCTGATGAGCGCCCTGCGGCGCAGCGTCGAGCGGGCCCGTGGCGGTCCGGCCGACGACATCGCGGACGACTCCTCCGACGACGTCCAGGAGCCGGCCGCCGCGACGAAGGCGCCGGCCAAGAAGGCCGCCCCGGCCAAGAAGGCCGCCCTGGCCAAGAAGGCCGCCCCGGCCAAGAAGGCGGCTCCCGCGAAGAAGGCGGCGGCCGAGAAGCCGGCGGCGAAGAAGACGACGGCGGCGAAGAAGACCGCCGCGGACAAGCCGCCGGCCAAGCGCGCCCGCCGCAGCGCCTGA
- the ligD gene encoding non-homologous end-joining DNA ligase gives MPARPGDPLAEYRRKRDPARTAEPVPAEGRPLPVGNDDTFVVQEHHTPRGRTGERVHWDLRLERDGVLKSWAVPKGPPTVPGPNRLAVPTEDHPLEYASFAGTIAAGEYGGGEVTIWDAGRYATEKWDDKHIIVSFDGRRLAGRYALFPVDEKAWNIRKLDDTPPVGNRADELIDVPLPMLASPSTMPTDAEDAQWGYEFKWDGVRAVAAVRDGVLQLTSRKGTPITVRYPEVATLPTALAGHDAVLDGEIVLLDEAGRPDFGALQSRMHRTGPEVPQLAAARPVTYLVFDLLSWDGEDLLDRPFAERRRLLDGLGIAGHRWVTTPWFEGDGSGVGADVLAASQENRLEGVVAKRLTSVYRPGVRSPDWRKIKNVRAQSVVVGGWRPGQGRRSGGIGSLLFGVPDDEGRLVYAGHVGTGFSDQDLDDLQRMLTPRKTSPFAGTLPREITRDAHWVEPDLVGEVAFSEWTADRRLRHPAWRGVRDDLEPDDVVVES, from the coding sequence GTGCCTGCCCGGCCGGGCGACCCGCTCGCCGAGTACCGCCGCAAGCGGGATCCCGCGCGCACTGCCGAGCCGGTGCCGGCGGAGGGCCGGCCCCTGCCGGTGGGGAACGACGACACCTTCGTCGTCCAGGAGCACCACACGCCCCGTGGCCGCACCGGTGAGCGGGTGCACTGGGATCTGCGGCTGGAACGGGACGGCGTCCTGAAGAGCTGGGCCGTGCCGAAGGGCCCGCCGACGGTGCCCGGACCCAACCGGCTCGCCGTCCCGACCGAGGACCATCCGCTGGAGTACGCATCGTTCGCCGGCACGATCGCCGCGGGGGAGTACGGCGGCGGCGAGGTCACCATCTGGGACGCCGGCCGGTACGCCACCGAGAAGTGGGACGACAAGCACATCATCGTGAGCTTCGACGGCCGCCGGCTGGCCGGCCGGTACGCGCTGTTCCCCGTCGACGAGAAGGCCTGGAACATCCGCAAGCTCGACGACACACCTCCGGTGGGGAACCGGGCCGACGAGCTGATCGACGTCCCGCTGCCGATGCTGGCCTCGCCGTCGACCATGCCCACCGACGCCGAGGACGCCCAGTGGGGCTACGAGTTCAAGTGGGACGGCGTGCGCGCGGTGGCCGCCGTGCGGGACGGCGTCCTGCAGCTGACCTCCCGCAAGGGCACCCCGATCACCGTGCGCTACCCGGAGGTGGCCACGCTGCCCACGGCGCTGGCCGGACACGACGCCGTCCTCGACGGCGAGATCGTGCTGCTCGACGAGGCGGGACGACCCGACTTCGGGGCGCTGCAGAGCCGGATGCACCGCACCGGGCCGGAGGTGCCGCAGCTCGCGGCGGCGCGGCCGGTCACCTACCTGGTCTTCGACCTGCTGTCGTGGGACGGCGAGGACCTGCTCGACCGCCCGTTCGCCGAGCGCCGGCGCCTCCTCGACGGACTCGGCATCGCCGGGCACCGCTGGGTGACGACGCCGTGGTTCGAGGGCGACGGCTCGGGAGTGGGCGCCGACGTGCTCGCGGCCAGCCAGGAGAACCGGCTAGAAGGCGTGGTCGCCAAGCGGCTGACGTCGGTGTACCGCCCGGGCGTGCGCAGTCCCGACTGGCGGAAGATCAAGAACGTCCGCGCGCAGTCGGTCGTCGTCGGCGGGTGGCGGCCGGGTCAGGGACGGCGGTCCGGGGGCATCGGCTCGCTGCTGTTCGGTGTGCCGGACGACGAGGGCCGGCTGGTCTACGCCGGGCACGTCGGCACCGGCTTCAGCGACCAGGACCTCGACGACCTGCAGCGGATGCTCACCCCGCGGAAGACCTCGCCGTTCGCCGGCACGCTGCCGCGGGAGATCACCCGCGACGCGCACTGGGTCGAGCCCGACCTCGTGGGGGAGGTCGCCTTCTCGGAGTGGACGGCGGACCGCCGGCTGCGGCACCCGGCGTGGCGCGGCGTGCGCGACGACCTGGAGCCCGACGACGTCGTGGTGGAGTCGTGA
- the ligD gene encoding non-homologous end-joining DNA ligase, which yields MSPDPKKQRVEIGGRVLQVSNLDKVLYPEVSFTKAQVIDYYVRIAPVLLPHLAGRPVTFTRWPDGIEGQTFFEKNSARHAPDWVRRVTIPSPGSSTGRETLEMVVLESVADLAWSANLAALELHVPQWQVDEDGVPQLPDLLVLDLDPGPDTGLPECCAVAERLGERLEADGLDPVVKTSGSKGMQVYAPIEAPADREHPSRYAKALAQELSAETPDDVVWRMEKVLRPGKVLIDWSQNNPAKTTVAPYSLRARPAATVSTPIGWDEVDAVREGADPSSLRFGTDEVLARVKEYGDLFDVAGARRAPLPEA from the coding sequence GTGAGCCCGGACCCGAAGAAGCAGCGGGTGGAGATCGGCGGGCGGGTGCTGCAGGTCTCCAACCTGGACAAGGTGCTGTACCCGGAGGTCTCGTTCACCAAGGCACAGGTGATCGACTACTACGTGCGGATCGCGCCGGTGCTGCTGCCGCACCTGGCCGGGCGCCCGGTCACCTTCACCCGCTGGCCCGACGGGATCGAGGGGCAGACCTTCTTCGAGAAGAACAGCGCCCGGCACGCGCCGGACTGGGTTCGCCGCGTCACGATCCCCAGCCCCGGCAGCTCCACCGGCCGCGAGACCCTGGAGATGGTCGTGCTCGAGTCGGTCGCCGATCTCGCCTGGTCGGCGAATCTGGCCGCCCTGGAGCTGCACGTGCCGCAGTGGCAGGTCGACGAGGACGGCGTCCCGCAGCTGCCCGACCTGCTCGTGCTCGACCTCGACCCCGGGCCCGACACCGGCCTGCCCGAGTGCTGCGCCGTCGCCGAGCGGCTGGGGGAGCGGCTGGAGGCCGACGGCCTCGACCCGGTGGTGAAGACGTCGGGCTCCAAGGGCATGCAGGTCTACGCGCCGATCGAGGCGCCGGCCGACCGCGAGCACCCCAGCCGGTACGCCAAGGCGCTGGCGCAGGAGCTCTCGGCCGAGACCCCGGACGACGTGGTGTGGCGCATGGAGAAGGTGCTCCGGCCCGGCAAGGTGCTCATCGACTGGAGCCAGAACAACCCGGCCAAGACCACGGTCGCCCCGTACTCGCTGCGCGCGCGGCCCGCCGCCACCGTCTCGACGCCGATCGGCTGGGACGAGGTCGACGCGGTGCGCGAGGGCGCCGATCCGTCGTCCCTGCGGTTCGGCACCGACGAGGTGCTGGCGCGGGTAAAGGAGTACGGCGACCTCTTCGACGTCGCCGGTGCCCGGCGGGCGCCGCTGCCCGAGGCCTGA